tcttttgaagtTGTAACCAACACtaatttagagtttttttttgttttagacCTGGTTTTTGCTTCAAGGATTTGTTCtggattttttgttgttgtttgcttTCTCATGGTGGTGGTGCTAAAGATCGGGAATATGGTTCTTTATAAAAGAAATTCATTTTCAGATTTAACACTAACACCATCTATATACAACAACAACAGCGAACTCATCAACACTAGCAGAAACTCCCATAGCAACAACCAAGGTAAACTAGATCAACAGCTTCTCCAAAGACACCAAAAACTACATATTCTCCAAACACCGATTCAGACACTTTTTCATACTGACTCAGACGATTTCCGACCGATTCAGACCGATATAGTTAACCATTGTTACCTTAGTTTGATTAGTTACTCCAATAACTTGATTGTTGAAAACCCTGAGAAATTGATGGATAACTTGCTGATCCTAAGGCTACTGTGTCATACAGTTTTGTTAATTGTTTGGTTTTGTTACTAAAAAATCCAAATATAACCATTTAAcctagttttatttatttgttcttggCACCAAAACACGGTTTTACTGGTTGATTTGGTCGCTTTGGTCGTAATAGTAGTCTCTACTGGACTGTATGTGTTTGCGTTGTTTGTATGGAAAAATGTAAACGTTAATGGATGTAACAGTGATGTAAAACCCTATGGTCATGTAACAAACCGGTTTTGACTCGGTCATCTCACGTACGaggcttgcctctttttcctatttaaaaaaaaaaataaaaaaaatttgccATTATAAATAACAATgggaccaaaaaaaaaagttatttatATGTATTGTGTAATACCATACCATGTGTGTTTTTCCATCAAAAACTAATTGAATGAAAAACAAAGAGAaaatgggtgaaatggacagaaaACTGATAAATCTGGTAGTGTTGGACGAGTAAGATTTGCGCTGGGTGGTATGGACAGGAAAAAATTAAATAAGAGTTTGTCTGTCGTACCCCTGAATGATATCCCTTTTTCCTATTATACCGTCTCGAAAATATCGATCATCTCTTATCTTTCTTCACTAGCAAAAAATATGCTCCATCCTTATCCATTCTTCACTAATAGAAAATCTAAAAGTACTTTCTCTTCTTCCACCTCAAATTCTTCTTcgtcaccaccatcaccactaccaccaccataaCCCATCAAATTCTCTCTTCCATCTATattaaccaccaccatcaccatagTAACCAAAAACTCTCATCAGGTTCATCTATATTAATGACCATTACTATGACTTTAATCAAAAGTTTCTATTACCACCACAACCAAAATCCTAGTCAATTCTCTatcaattaattttaggttttctttgtaattaattttataattatgaaattggattcatcttcATATGAAATTAATTCTCTCTAACCCGTTTAAAGTATGATGAAACTTGAATCATCCATCCAAGTTTACAAATTTTTCATATGTATGCTGTGAAATTGGTTTCATAAGAAATTATTATCTCTAGCCCATCTAAACTATGATGAAACTGGAATCATcaaatatacaaaattgtcataTGTATGCTGTGAAATTGGTTTTCTCTCTAACCCAATCAAACTAGGATGAAAATGGATTCATTCAGGTTTATAGTTAGAATGAATTTATATGCAGTGTGCTATACAAGGTTAATTagttgtttggtttcatcatagtataaaataagatgaaaccattttCATCCAGGTTTAATCTGAAGTTTCAGCAGGTTtcaactaggatgaaactggtttcatctagttttaaTATGGGGTATACATTTTTGATTGTTTTCGATTCATCTAAGCATCAATGCTTTTGAAGCTCTAATACTAATAATCGCGTACATGGTTACTCCTCCATCAATGCTTTTGAAGCTCTAATAATTATATGTATGTACTTTTTCAAACTTTTCGCATCTAATGCATGCTTGATTATAAGTTATGTAATCATTCATTACCATATTTTTCTTATATATATCTAATACAATGAAAAAAAACATGTTagttgaaactggtttcatcctgttttgaTTGAGGTGAAATTGGTTTTTCATCCTGGTTTAAAATATGATGGTaattggtttcatcctatttAAGATTCAGTTAAAATTGGTTTTATCTAGCTTTAAGATAGGATGAAATAGGTTTGATCATACTCCAGAATTGGATAAATCAGAATGAAATTTGATTTAGGAAGCAACAGAAAAGCCAAGAAAAGTATGGAATTAATTTTAGATTGCAACCTTGATAAATTTGAATGAACTTTTAGATTCCTGAAGTAAagaaggatgaaaccaatttcatataGTTTAGACTATGAGATTCTTGTATTTTCCTCTAAACAAACAGGATGAAACCGATTTCATCTAGTTTTAGACTTTAATGTACCTGTATTTTTTGTtagaatatgcaggatgaaaccagtttcgtcTAGTCTTAGACTGTGATATATCTGTATTTACATAGAAATACgtaagatgaaaccaatttcatataGTTGTAGACCGTGATATACCTTTATTTGCGTCTGAATATGCACAATAAAACTAGGTACAACCTGCAAATGAACCAAATGCACCGCGGAGGGTTGGTGATATACCTTATTGACTTGACATGTTTATCAATGGAGGGTTGATGTGTGTTGATTGATAATCTTCATGAATTCTTGATCAAAGTAGTGCGGGGTGGAAAATAGCCAACTCATTGTATAGAGAAACCAAAAAAACCAACATCTAGGGTTCATGAAGTTGATTCAATACATGCGTCATGCATATAGTACAGTGGCTAGCTAGCCAAGCTATGTAGCCAGGGGCCAAGTGCTACGAATAGTACCAGGCAATACTACACCTACTGCTTAGACAAGCACAACACACATATATATTAATATTTAATTCATGTTTGtcaattattatttaattatttggtaATGTGCAGGAGCTAGAATTCCTGGGACAGCATGGATAAATTACTCAGTATGGTTGTATTTGAAAGAGAACTTGAGTTGCGTATTTATTATTCATAAGTAGTAGATTAGTAGTATTTTTTAAGAGCATTTTTGGCTAAAATGTATAACTTATTTACATTTTTTTGGGCAGATTATCCAAAATGGTTAATagaaagaaggctattattggggcgtcacattctattagaggggcgtcacctaataggtcAAAAACGGGTtatccataagtaatatcaaaaaccccttatctaaaataattttgtaatgactaaacaactctTATTTAATTAATtgcaatttaatttaattagataaaaattaaattaatgaattttgttgtatacttggtgaattctaggacaaagtttttgtgggaagaaaaactggcggtaaaataaacttctacggttggaaataatccaaacctggacgtaaaatcacttctatggttggaaataatccaaacttggacgtaaaatcacttctacggttggaattaaaagaaaactagacataaaatcagattctacggttggaattaaaaagaacctggacgtaaaatgagcttctacggttggaactaattcaaacctggacgtaaaactacatgcaaataaaattctatggttggaattaatccaaacctggacgtaaactcacttctacggttggaaataattcaaacctggacgtaaaatcacttctacggttggaattaaaagaaaactggacgtaaaatcggattttacggttggaattaaaagtaacctgaacgtaaaatgagcttctacggttggaactaatccaaacctggacgtaaaacttcATGCGAATAAAATTCTATGGTtgaaattaatccaaacctggacgtaaaatcacttctacggtttttaagtttttgttttagttaaagggtaatctaaacattttgtatatgtgttaggatatcccataaccatttttttggacattaagaatccaaatgaaacccctctattggaatgtgacgccccaataataaccttcaatAAAAAAGTATTTTTTATTCCCGTCTATTTAAATAATATCAAATTTTATAGGTAATTCTCAACCAGAAACtaattaaccaattttgtgaaaaagaaaaacaaatacttAAAGCCAAAGAGCAAAAAAGCTCGAACGGTTTACATTGAAATTGGGAAAGATGATTAAAAATTGTACTGCTAAAGTACTAATATTATTTTGTACGAAAGAACATAAAAGAGATAGCTCAGAATTATGAAGCAAAGAATAACCTATATCACTTAAACCGCAAAGAAAGACATATATCATCTTCTGTAGGAAGAGACTAAGAATTCAATAAAACAAGTCATCAGACatttagaaaaccctaattattcaATAAAGAATGTCTCTTTTCAAAGGAATTCCAATGTACAGTGAACAATTAGCTCCATGCACTCTTCATCAATAATGTGTTTTCATATCTATATAAACGGACTCATAGCTTCCTTTCATTTTCATCTCATCATATCTCTCTCGTTATTCATCTTACAGATTGAGCATAAACGTTATACGAACATACCAACAGAACTTCAGTTCAGCGCAAAATGGATAGAGGACTCTCCATTCCGTTTCGAGTTTACGAGGAATTTCAGCCGTTGTCCTCTCTTATACACGAAGACAGCTGTGATACCCTCTCCCTAACTCTTCCTGGTATGTCCTTCTCTCTTTCTAGTCTCCGTCATTATCAAATTAATCTATTTAAGTTGCAAAATtttaaattttggttttggtttgaaatGCATGCAGGGTATAGGAAGGAACAAATAAAGGTACAAATTGATAGTTTTGGAACATTGAAAATCACCGGAGAAAGACCTCTAGGAGTTGGTAACAAATGGAGTCAATTTCGAAAGGATTTTCGAACCCCTGCAAATTGTAAAACCGGTGAAAtacgagcaaaatttgagaatgaAGTCCTTAATATTATCATGCCAAAAACAACAACTGGTCAACCTCCTAAACCTGCAGTAAATGTTACGTCTACTTCTCGTCCATCTGATCAAGTAGCACCTCCAACATCAGCTAATCCTACCCCGAAAACTACTACCACAACACCAACTCATGATCACAAACCGACTTCTACTGAATCACCGAAATTtccacccccacccccaccacCACCAATGGTAGCTCCACCGAGCCAGAAGCTAGCTACTGAGGCAAGAGTTTCACCAAACAAACCGGTGGCTCCACCAAGTCGGAAACCAGCTAATGAGGCAAAAAAATTTCCCATGAAACCAGTAGCTCCACCAAATCAGAAACCGGTCCCCGAGCCAATTTTACCGACACCAAAACCTCAAGTGCCGGCTCAGATGCCAGCTGGAACAAATGCAGAAGCTTTATTACCAAGAAAAAACCCAGCTCATGACTATGAAGACAGGATGACAACGAAAACTGAGCATCGTCATCATCACCATAATCCAGAGGAGAAGAAAAATTGGACTAGTAGTAGTAGTGCTAGTGGCAGCAGTAGTAGTAATAATACTAGTAGtgatgatgattctgatgatGAGCATAAGCATGGGCATGAGCATGAGCATCATGAACATGTTGGGAAGGGCAAGAAAGAAGACGAGATAGAGAATTACGTTCACGGCGGCGACGGTGCTGTTGTTGGAAaactaaagaagaagaaggatgaattAATACAGAAGATGAGTGATTATCGCCGACAAAGTGGTGGCGCTACTGGAGGAGGAATGAACATGACATCAATAAtggaaaattataaaaataagttGGAAGGATTTATGacggaaatgaagaagaagaagaactcatCGACCAATGATGGTGAGATAAATAGATCAGATTTGGTTGTCAACATGGCAGTGGCAAGTCTTGTTGTGGTAGCACTTGGGGTTTATGTTACATGGAGTTTCAAGTCAATCCACTTGGAATAAACAAATTGACTTGACCAAAAGAAGTCAATGCTATATATAAATGTACTATCAATAATtgtgcaaaataaataaatttactcTTCATTTGATGAgcaaatgaatttgaagttgaacCAATAATGTTTGTGGATTTGTATATTCTTATGAAACCTTGGAAATGAGAACATAATTTAatggaaaaactccttggttATTGTAAATGTTGGAAATGAAGTTAGACCAACAAGAAAAAGGCACTAGGAATTCAAACAGAGTAGCACTATATATATGGTGCCTAGCAGAACTTCTTTTCAGTATGAGAAATTTTCTTTGGCATGAAAAAACTAGCTTCTTGTATCTtacaaaagaagaacaaatcaagTAAAAATATGGATTTCACTAAGAGTACCTTTCGGGTTTACGAGATTGTTCAACCATCCGAAACGTTAGTACAGAAAGAAAAATATGACCAGATCAAGCTTGAACTTCCTGGTTTGTCTCCTCTCTTCTTTTCTAGTAGTTTTTACTTGGTCTGTATCTGTATTTTAAGTTCAAAAATTAAACCCGTAACTCAAATTCATAattcatctttgatttttttttttttttctgcttaatttaatttttgtgaacAGGGTTCAAGAAGGAAGATATAAGGGTCAAGTTTAGCAATAACACTACCTTGGAAGTCAGTGGTGAAAGACTAGTGGGAAACAAGAAGTGGAGTAGTTTCAGAAAGGATTACTTGACACCTGAAAACTGCCTGACGGATGAAATACGAGCAAGTTTCGATAATGGATTTCTGCATATCACAATGCCGAAGAAAACTGTGAGTAGTAATGCTACTGGTGCTGAAATTCTTGATAATGATTccggtgaagaagagaagaagaatttttttactACTGATACTAATACTCCTGAAGTGATTGCTGATAATATCAGTGAAGTTGAAAAGAACAAAGCAAGTTCTAGCAATTCCACAATCACTAATGAAACAGAGAAAGATGCAGAACATTTACAAAATGAAGGGGGAGATTATGTTGATGGCGTCAAAGAGATGAAGCAAGACgagattgaagatgcaatgagTCAGAATGATTTTGCTGAGGAATATGCTATTGAGAGTAAGAGACCCGAAGCGGATGATATGACTGAATATGCAGTAAGTCAATATGAGCTGGTTCTGAACATGTGTGCGGCTGGTTTTGTCATTCTGATGCTTGTGTCTTGTGCAACATGAAGCAAAATTCATATGCAGCTTAGTTGGATTATTATGGAAAAGTTGCAAATTTTTTGGGCGGGTTTAGTTTTTTTGGATTTACATTTTGAGCTCTATGTTAATATACCTTGCTAGTAATTATCTTATTTTTAATGGTGAAATTTGCCTTTTGAACTTCCTTTTGTCTCTTCTTTACTGCTATGAAAGTAAGTAATTAAAACTGAACTAAAAATTTTACTTCAACACCAATGATGAATCTTGATACAAATAatgaaacaaaaagaaattaGCACAAAGTAATGCTAAAACAAATCTCGAGCTTGCGTTCATGCTAGAAGCACCGATCGTCAAATCAGATAAAATGGAGTAGATTAAACTTTAAGAACCATAACAATTGCGAGAATTGTTGCAGCGGAGATTTGAAACCAAGTGCTCGCAACTCCATGTCCGGAACTTACTGCGGATGGTGCTGTTGCTGGCCCTGATAGTTCTGGCAATACAGTGATGAAAAGTTTTTGTCCTCCAACTTCACAATGTTGTCCAACACCACAAATGTACCGTTTTCTTCCTGGTGTACTAAGGGTAATCACATCCATTCCAGTAGTTAAAGCTTCACTTACCGGTGGCTTGATGCATTCCTTGAAGCCGGTACCGTTAACTTTAAGCACGCTATGAGCTCCGGGAGGGTACATAAACACTGCAATTAATAGTGGATATATCAAACTAAATGTTAACCGAACTCATGAAAAGTTGAATGCTAATTGAATGACCTAAACAATGTTTATGAAAGTTGTAttttaaataaaattaacttTGATTGAATGGTTAATTACCGAGCTCATCTCCAACGTGAAACTCTTTGTTGCTGGCCCAAGCTTGATAATCAAATTTGATTGTCCACCCGCTATCGTCTCCGACGATATATCTGGTTGCAGAAGAGGAGGTAACAGGGAAATATACCATAAGTACTATGAGCGCAAGGCCTATGAAATATTGATTGGAAGAAGCCATTTGAGGAATTATCTTGAGAAAACATTCACTTAAAAATAGAAATTTCAACAGTGAGTTCTGAAACTTGATTGCCTTAAACTTAGAAATTTGGAATGTTGATCTATGAGGCTTAAGCTGGGAATTTATAGTAAAACAAATTAAGCTGCACTTGGATATAATAATCAAGAACAGTGGCTAAGGAGCATTAAGGAGTTACCAATGGCAGTACAAGAAATTAGAAACATTTTTTAGAAAAAGGCCGACTCAAGAATCTTACATCCGTTTGACACACTGCCGGATTTTCTTAGTCGGCAAAGATTTAGTTTAAAGGCCGGCAAACCTATAGGGAGAAATCAGTCTTGTGGTGCCAACACGCATGGGAGACTTCAAAGTTCATTTTAGCTGATACAACAAAGAGATAAAGACAAAAGTGAGGTGGCACTTGCAAGTTCTTAAACTTGATCTTTTGAACCTAAAACTGCAGCTCTCAATGGAGGAAGATATGCATCACATTCCACTTCGACTCATCATCCAAAGTTGTATGATGGTAGCTGTTAGCTGTTTCCGGCTCATAACTTGGCAATATAGCATTGA
This portion of the Papaver somniferum cultivar HN1 chromosome 11, ASM357369v1, whole genome shotgun sequence genome encodes:
- the LOC113323642 gene encoding inactive protein RESTRICTED TEV MOVEMENT 2-like, which encodes MDRGLSIPFRVYEEFQPLSSLIHEDSCDTLSLTLPGYRKEQIKVQIDSFGTLKITGERPLGVGNKWSQFRKDFRTPANCKTGEIRAKFENEVLNIIMPKTTTGQPPKPAVNVTSTSRPSDQVAPPTSANPTPKTTTTTPTHDHKPTSTESPKFPPPPPPPPMVAPPSQKLATEARVSPNKPVAPPSRKPANEAKKFPMKPVAPPNQKPVPEPILPTPKPQVPAQMPAGTNAEALLPRKNPAHDYEDRMTTKTEHRHHHHNPEEKKNWTSSSSASGSSSSNNTSSDDDSDDEHKHGHEHEHHEHVGKGKKEDEIENYVHGGDGAVVGKLKKKKDELIQKMSDYRRQSGGATGGGMNMTSIMENYKNKLEGFMTEMKKKKNSSTNDGEINRSDLVVNMAVASLVVVALGVYVTWSFKSIHLE
- the LOC113324499 gene encoding mavicyanin-like; translated protein: MVYFPVTSSSATRYIVGDDSGWTIKFDYQAWASNKEFHVGDELVFMYPPGAHSVLKVNGTGFKECIKPPVSEALTTGMDVITLSTPGRKRYICGVGQHCEVGGQKLFITVLPELSGPATAPSAVSSGHGVASTWFQISAATILAIVMVLKV
- the LOC113324498 gene encoding protein RESTRICTED TEV MOVEMENT 2-like, which codes for MDFTKSTFRVYEIVQPSETLVQKEKYDQIKLELPGFKKEDIRVKFSNNTTLEVSGERLVGNKKWSSFRKDYLTPENCLTDEIRASFDNGFLHITMPKKTVSSNATGAEILDNDSGEEEKKNFFTTDTNTPEVIADNISEVEKNKASSSNSTITNETEKDAEHLQNEGGDYVDGVKEMKQDEIEDAMSQNDFAEEYAIESKRPEADDMTEYAVSQYELVLNMCAAGFVILMLVSCAT